From Drosophila yakuba strain Tai18E2 chromosome 2L, Prin_Dyak_Tai18E2_2.1, whole genome shotgun sequence, one genomic window encodes:
- the LOC6528491 gene encoding diacylglycerol kinase 1 isoform X4, with the protein MRQQLRYGWQIVTFQTNCATAAAVACHQLLCPVSLTSAAEIMLNSSLPEGRRRERRSGNLVLRAGCCCIGKYFLHNRCASSVKKECTLGEYAELIVPPTAICPAVLDRQRSVNQAHKATHFQITPPDELSCPLLVFVNPKSGGRQGDRILRKFQYMLNPRQVYDLSKGGPKEGLTLFKDLPRFRVICCGGDGTVGWVLEAMDSIELASQPAIGVIPLGTGNDLARCLRWGGGYEGENIPKLMDKFRRASTVMLDRWSIEVTNTPHSDELRPKVTLHSNMQKVIELSQSVVVDKSLMERFEEIQRQSKQVATAMGTAASSTSIMMASKTETETEMETMTAMKFGSCTTTANRTTTTKSISMSTFETQCLQQTLSRAISSSSSNTSCDSPCNGNQDAKTEVFPHSVTVDQVGEKSVLRRSGETEKQSLETLLLQHKQQMQQQQQQQQQEATPLAAKEAATATPVGNNQSDNNSQCNKQNNILKQQITLSLDLSDHEDEPKSAVEGDGRGDGTRSNGNSIPATPVTPITPTTPNATSSVPPQQQQHLQFEQQQKPIKVQSDKDCTVPYNIINNYFSVGVDAAICVKFHLEREKNPHKFNSRMKNKLWYFEYATSETFAASCKNLHESIEIVCDGVALDLANGPHLQGVALLNIPYTHGGSNLWGEHLSQKRIRKSAGPFGKSKKLRAGDKEFSATSFNSVDLSVAIQDFGDRLIEVIGLENCLHMGQVRTGLRASGRRLAQCSEVIIKTKKTFPMQIDGEPWMQMPCTIKVTHKNQVPMLMAPRSEKGRGFFNLLCS; encoded by the exons ATGAGACAGCAACTTCGTTATGGCTGGCAAATTGTCACGTTCCAAACAAATTGCGCCACTGCTGCCGCCGTTGCATGCCACCAACTTTTGTGTCCTGTGTCTTTGACAAGTGCAGCGGAGATAATGCTGAATTCCTCACTGCCAGAGGGCCGTCGGCGGGAGCGAAGGTCGGGAAActtggtccttcgagccggatgcTGCTGCATCGGCAAATACTTT CTCCACAACCGCTGCGCCTCGTCGGTGAAGAAGGAGTGCACCTTGGGCGAATATGCGGAGCTGATTGTCCCGCCCACGGCCATCTGCCCAGCGGTTCTCGACCGCCAACGTTCCGTGAACCAGGCTCACAAG GCCACGCACTTCCAAATCACTCCGCCGGACGAGCTGAGCTGCCCGCTGCTGGTGTTCGTCAATCCGAAGAGCGGCGGTCGCCAGGGGGATCGCATCCTGCGGAAGTTCCAGTACATGCTCAATCCGCGCCAGGTGTACGACCTGTCCAAGGGCGGGCCCAAGgagg GACTCACGCTCTTCAAGGACCTGCCCCGCTTCAGGGTCATTTGCTGTGGCGGCGACGGCACCGTCGGCTGGGTTCTCGAAGCCATGG ATTCCATAGAGTTGGCCAGCCAGCCGGCCATTGGAGTGATTCCCCTGGGAACGGGCAACGACCTGGCCCGCTGTCTCCGCTGGGGCGGCGGCTACGAGGGCGAGAACATCCCGAAGCTGATGGACAAGTTCCGAAGGGCCTCCACCGTGATGCTGGACCGCTGGAGCATCGAGGTGACCAACACTCCGCACAGCGATGAATTGCGGCCCAAG GTGACGCTGCACTCGAACATGCAGAAGGTGATTGAGCTGTCGCAAAGTGTTGTGGTCGACAAATCGCTGATGGAGCGCTTCGAGGAAATCCAGCGGCAGAGCAAGCAGGTGGCCACGGCCATGGGCACGGCGGCCTCCAGCACATCGATTATGATGGCCAGcaaaacggaaacggaaacggaaatggaaacaaTGACCGCAATGAAGTTCGGCAGCTGCACCACCACAGCTAACAGAACGACCACGACCAAGAGCATTTCGATGTCCACGTTCGAGACGCAGTGCCTGCAACAAACCCTGAGTAGAGCGataagcagcagcagcagcaacacgagCTGCGATAGTCCTTGCAACGGCAACCAGGATGCGAAAACGGAAGTATTTCCCCATAGCGTTACAGTTGACCAAGTTGGAGAGAAGTCCGTGCTCAGGAGGTCGGGTGAAACGGAAAAGCAATCACTTGAGACCCTGCTACTGCAACACAAACAACAgatgcagcaacagcaacagcagcagcagcaagaagcCACACCGCTGGCTGCCAAGgaagctgcaacagcaacgcCAGTCGGGAATAATCAAAGCGATAATAATAGCCAGTGCAATAAGCAAAACAACATCCTTAAACAGCAAATTACATTGTCATTGGACTTGTCCGACCATGAAGATGAGCCCAAGAGCGCCGTGGAAGGCGATGGCCGAGGCGATGGCACGAGgagcaacggcaacagcatTCCGGCCACACCAGTCACACCAATCACACCCACCACTCCGAATGCCACATCAAGCgtgccgccgcagcagcagcagcatctccAGTTCGAGCAGCAACAGAAGCCCATCAAAGTGCAATCCGACAAGGACTGCACGGTGCCCTACAACATAATCAACAATTATTTCTCCGTCGGCGTG GACGCCGCCATCTGCGTCAAGTTTCACCTGGAGCGGGAGAAAAACCCGCACAAATTCAACAGTCGCATGAAAAACAAGCTGTGGTACTTCGAGTATGCAACATCCGAGACATTTGCCGCATCCTGCAAGAATCTCCACGAGAGCATCGAGATTGTG TGCGATGGCGTGGCCCTGGACTTGGCCAATGGACCCCACCTGCAGGGAGTGGCTCTCCTCAACATTCCGTACACACACGGCGGCTCCAATCTATGGGGCGAACACCTCTCTCAGAAGCGGATCCGCAAGAGCGCCGGGCCCTTCGGCAAGAGCAAGAAGCTCCGGGCGGGCGACAAGGAGTTCTCCGCCACCAGCTTCAATTCCGTTGACCTCTCGGTGGCCATTCAGG ACTTTGGAGATCGGCTTATCGAGGTGATTGGGCTGGAGAACTGCCTGCACATGGGCCAGGTGAGGACTGGACTCCGCGCCTCGGGACGCCGCCTGGCGCAGTGCAGCGAGGTGATCATCAAGACGAAGAAAACATTTCCCATGCAGATAGATGGCGAGCCCTGGATGCAGATGCCCTGCACG ATCAAGGTGACACACAAGAACCAGGTGCCCATGCTGATGGCACCGCGATCGGAGAAGGGACGCGGGTTCTTCAACTTGCTGTGCAGCTGA